The nucleotide window tatcaatcaACAATAATAGGaaccaaataaaaattctggagctgaaaagtaCAATGGCCAAAATGAAAGATTCACTAGAGGGGTTCAAGGAAAGATCTAATAGGCATAAGAATCAGTAACTTGGAGatagcttcttttaaaattatctagtctggagagagagagagagagagagaagagaagagaagagaagagaagagaagaggagaggagaggagaggagaggagaggagaggagaggagaggagaggagagagaaagcaaaagcgAAAgcgaaagaaagggaggaagaaagaaagaaagtgaacagAGCTGAAGGAACATGTGGGACATCATCAAATATACCAGCACGTACATTATGGGACTCtcagaaaggagaggaaacagagaaagaggtagaaaattatttgaagaaataatgtccCCAAAGTCCCTGATTTGATGAAAGACATGGATCTATACCTCCAAAAGGTTCAATGAGTTCTTGTAGGATAAATTAAAAGCCATCCACACTGAGACACCTTGTAATCAAATTGTCAAAAGACAAAGacaatcttgaaagcagcaacaGAGAAGCAACTAGTTGGGTACAAGGGATCCTCAAAATAATATCagctgatttctcatcagaaaccatggaggccagagGAAAATGGGgtgatatatttaaagtactcagaaaaagaaaaaccccttCTCAACCAATAATTCTATACTTGGAAAAAGTATCcttcaaaatgaaacagaaattaagataTTCACAGATAAACAAGAGCTGAGGGAATTTATTGCTAGTTGACCTGCCTTACAAGGCATACTAGAGGGAGTCTTTCAGGATGAAATGAAAGGACACCAGACAGTAACTCAAaaacacataaagaaataaataatatcagtAAAAGTAACTACATaggcaaaaatgaaaaccagTATTACTATATTTTTTGGTTTGTAATTCCTCTTTTCctatatgatttaaaatatgaatgcataaaaataattataaatttatattaacagGCACACAATGTATAAAAACGTAATATGTGACAAAAACAACATAAAGAGGGGTGTGGAGCTGTATAGGAGCAGACTTTTTGCATGCTATTAAAGTTAAGTTGGTATCAATTCAAACTATGTTGTTAGAACTTTAGGATGTTAATTATAATCACCAAGATAATCATttagaaaattacttaaaaataaataattttttttaatttaaaaaaagaacttaagaggtacctgggtggctcagtggttgagcatctgcctttggttcaggtcacgatcctggggtcctgggattgagtcccgaatcgggctccccacagagagtctgcttctccctctgcctatgtctctgcctctctctatgtctctcatgaatagataaaatctttttaaaaagaacttaaaacatatataaagaagaaatgagaggaaatcaAAATGGCAcataagataaaaaatgaaaaaatttagagATTCTCAGGCTTATTCTGCCAAACGATGCAAGAATTGTCTTTCACTGGAATCTGACATGTAGCCTATGGGCAAAAAGATCCTCCTCTGAACAGAAATTAGTCCACATTAAGACTTTAGCAAAAATGTAATATGAATGTGAAGCATTATCTAAGTAATATGCACAGCTCAGGAGCTTGACATGGTCTGAGAAGCTTTCCCACTGTTGTTGCTGTGAAACTGATGCCTAGTGCCACACAGCAACCCAGGATTTTCCCTAAGCAAATCACTCATACCATGACATTGATGGTTATAACACAAAGGGCTGCTGTGGtcaaatatgttttgaaatgctAAGTTCAGAGGAGTTCAAGAAATGTCTTTACTATAGGACTCTTTGAAGTCTGTAATATATCATGCACATACACTGAGTCCTCAGGAAATGGTAACAGTGtgaatattttcccaatttttttgtTCATGGCAAGAAATCTGTCATTTTGAAGACTGGAACTTCAGGGAACATCCTTTAGAAAATGGTGCAGGAAAGAGTTAAACATTGTATGGAGGTTTTTCTATACTCCACATTTTTCAAGACCATAGATGAGGTGATGGTATCTAGGGTTGCTGTGTATTAACCTGAGTGACATCCCTGGCCCAGTGTCCTAGGAGGCATGCAATACTTTGCAGATTTTATAATAAGATTTCATTGCCAAGGAATAATTCAAcaggtctttttttcttaatgtaaaaaCAGGAGAACACAGACTTTGAGGCTAAATATACCTAGACTCAAATCCTTATTTATTCCTCACCACTAATCATGGATTTTAATAAGTCCTACAAAACAGCCTCATAACAACACCTAGATTAGTGCTACTGAATAACAGGGGATAATAACCTAGACAAGCTGACATACAAAACTGACTATTACAGTCTACTCTTGTCAGCTTGGACCCATTCACATCTTCAACTGTACTTAATCTCCATGTAAAGACAGTACAGTCATACATCCACAAGATACAGTTATCCCATATACAACCAGAAGGGTGCTAATCCACTCCCCAGAAGAAGATTCAGATCCTTGGGGTGATGCTCATTCTTCTCCTTTGATATCCTATAACTTAAGTACTGTGATATAAAGTTTGCTACTAATACATCTTATGTTAGAGGATAAGGAGATAAGACCTCAAACAACTTGAATAACcggtcatctgtaaaatgggtttatAATACCTATGTGGGATTATTTGCTCAATCATTTATATCAACCAATTCAAACTATGTGGTATACAGTATTCAACTGGACACATTTTGTCCCTGACTAGCACATACAGCAATGAAATGAGGTCTATCAAGAGTTTGCCATAGGGCCTAGAATAGAGTAATGCTTGAGAAGCCTCAATTGACTTCCCCTTCTCCTGGAATGGGGAAGGCACAGTTCTCAGAATAATCAGAGGCGACTTGTGTCTCTTTACTCTACCCAAAGTGGCCATTAATCCTGCACTAGAAAGTCCAGGAAAGTTCTTCAGAATCCAAAGAAGCTACCGTGCCAGGGAACTTGGAGAACACAGAGAATTTCCATATTTCCGTGGATATGTGCAGTGTTTTGTCTTTAAAGACAATACAGTAAGATGACTCAGTGGTTCTTCTTATGTCCCAGTATCCATAGCAACCAGACATTCCATGggctttggtaaaaaaaaaaaacagaatcatccACTCAAGTGTGAGAAGACACTTAGCAAGTTAAAATCTAGTTTTGTAAACTGAAGTAATTGACTATTCACAACCATTAACATTTTCCAGAGAATTAAGTCTTAAGTAAACATAATACATTCAAGAGCTTCAAATAGTGTTATATTAAACTGGTTTATAATAGAGGTCACAAAGAATCACAAAAGTCACTTTTCTAGAAATGGCAACTGCTTAATCATTGCATTTCCAGAAGGGGATTTAAGCACAGTTTCTTGCAAAATTGATTTTCCCCATCTCTATCTTTTCCTTTGTAGGCAGAAGGATATAAGGAGTCAAATATTTGCCAACTTAAAATTATTCATTCTCTGCTGCTTTTTTCTATAAACAACAAAACACATTATGGACCTTCAAAACCTTCTGTGCATTTTCTCAGATATTTTCATTGTAAGATCAAGACCAAGatataaagattaaaacaaatctagaaagatatatatttattttcttttagtatatGAAATATAAACTGATCCAATTCCTTTCTTTGAACTTGAAATTGTATACACGCCTAAGAGTAAAACAATTCACCAACCACATTTGCCAAGTCTCATGGTTAGCAGAGCTGTGGGGAGTCAAGGTGAGCAAGCTGAGACCTTCCAAGCACAGATCATTCAGTAATAAGTGAGAGGGGAAtcagaagcagaaaaacaatttttttaaaaggtggaaaCCTATGAGCTTGTACACCATGTATGCATAACTCTTATCACTCTGACCACACAGGAAAACTCTGAGGTTTCCCAGAATTTGTCCTGGTATgcttctttgtaaaaatgaatTGTAGGAGAGAATCCTTCTTACCAAAAATATTacttgttcattcaacaaacacctaCTGAGTGCCTACCGTGTACCAGGCACTCAGTTACAGCTGTGAAACTGACAGACACGGTCTGTCCTGGCCCAGCAGCTTTTAGACCAGTAGGGAACATGTGAGTCAACAGGCAGTTCTGGGATAGTGTGGCATCATGGCAGAAATCATCCTTGGGCTGTGACAGCACCAGGAAGGACGCCTGACTTAGACTTGGGCTTCGATGAATCTGGACTGCTCCAAACTGAGACCTAAAAAATAACGTGTCTAATAAGGGAAGTATGAAAAGTATTGGGGATAGAGACAAGGTCCCGGTCAAAAGGGAACAGCATGTGTGAATTCCTAAGGAAAGAGTGACCACAGAATGTTAAAAGTATTAAAGATAGTTTGGTTTAGCTGAGATTTGggactctgtctctttctctcaccaGGTAGGACTGTGTTTACAATTTTAAGGCTAACACCAGCATTGGCTCACATCCCATCGATGGTGGcaagggagggatagagggaaggcACAGTGGTGCTAAGAGTCATGCTTTAAGCAGCCATGCCTGGACAGGGTCACTAAACTATATACATTataactatttaaatttatttcatactGAAAGAACATACAGAAGAATGTTTCAAGATCATTTGAGAGGACCTAGTGATAGGTTTGCACCtttccaaacaaatttttaattttaaatatcctaGGCAGATGAGGTGGGATGTTCAAGGGATGGGTGCTGGAAATTGGATCATGAGGAAAGAGCGCTTTCCATGGGTTCAGAAAGACTGAGTTCTACATACAGGTGCAGGCCCCTGTGGATGGCCAGATGTAGCACAtaccactcattcatttattcaagcaTTTAGAGACTCATATATGCATCATAAACTATGCTAGGGGTTAGAAGCAGCAGGATAAGGGAACTCAGGGAACTCAGAAAGTACACAGGGAGGCAAAGAAATATGCAGAAGATTATACTACCTTGTGATAAATGCAATACTAAAATGTACAGAAAGCCATGGGAGTCCACAGAAGGGCCCCAAACccagggaggggcaaaggcaggctGCCTGGAGATGACGATGCTTGAGTGGAGCCCCAAAGGATGAGTACTTGAGTGAAGAAGCAGGGAAAGGGAGTTCCTGGCAGATAGAATTATAGATACTAAGGTACAGAGCAGTGGCAAATTCAGACAGCAGCAAGTACTTCAATATGGTGAAAGTAGAGGGTAAGGATGGGAATGAGAGAAACAGGAGTTTCCAGAGTAACCGAGTGTCAGGCCATGAAGAATTCTGCATGTCATTTAAAGTATTTGTATGAGGTGGGGGAGGAAAAAGTGTCCAAGACAACTCCAGGGCCGTGACCTGAATGACTAGAAAATAGGGTTCCATTAATCAAATAGAAAAGCAGATTGAATGGGGAGCTAAGAATAACTAAGTCATACTGAGTGTAAGGTGCCTATTGGAAATCCAAGTAAACTGCTACTGGAAATAAATcaacagatacacacacatatctgttATTCTACAGGTCAGGACTGGAGAGAGATTTAAGAGTTCTCTCCATATAGGAGATTGTACGCAGTGAGAGTATGCacagtagaaagaaaagagaccCAAAGATAGAGTTCAAAAAAAACACTCAAGTGGCAGATGGAAGAAATGGAGCCTActaaggagacagagaaggaacaAGTGGAGATATTGGAGGGAAACCAGGACAGAGTAAGAGCCCTAGGGAAAAGGAGGAGGTGAATTTCAAGAAGGCTGGAGGGATTACCTTGGTCAAAAGCAGCCAAGAGGTAAGTATGATATGGAGTGACCTTTCCCATAGCATAGAACGTTTTGGAGGTTGCTGGTGATTTTGGCAAGAGGAGATTCTATGGGACAGTGAGTAGAAGCTGAATAGCAGTGGTTGATAAATCAATGTGAGGTGACACACAGCACCACAATGACTATACTCAAAGTCTTTTAGGAAACAAggctgggaagagagagagacaggtttGTAGCTGGCGGAAAACTTTGAGTCAAGAGATATTTGAGGGAGGGATGTTGGGAAGcctgaaagagaaaatggattGATCTCAGCTGCACATCATAAAACTGCCTGCAAACTTTGGTTACCTGTTAACATTGTCTTCCAGATACGCAGCAGCAGACTAGGTTTAAATGGCACAGTGAGACACTGGCAATGGGGAAACTGTGTTGAAGAGAGAAGAATCTAGCAgcctgagaagaaaaataagtaagagaCTAAAGACAGTTGTTCTTTGTGACATACCTTTCTCCCCTCTGATTTTCAGAGGATCTCTTTCCCACAGGGCTCTGATGCTTTTCTATCTCTCTCCACCTACTTGGTCTCTTCAATACCTGACAGACTTCACACTCATTTCCTTTGTTATGATTAGACCGAAAAAGTGAGGTGATGAAAGGCCCCAGAATTAACACACTGAAATCTCACAGAAATCACCAGAAGCTAAAGATGATCCCGTGAAAGtctgagaatgagagagaaaattgAAGGGTGAGGGAAGGTGGAGCAGaaaaggaggggagaaaggagaggaaggtgaGGAGAGAGGACAGGGAACAGAAAATGAGAGGTTATTTTAAACTCAACGTGGGGAAGAATAGGTGAGGATGGAataaagggagggaaggaagaaggagaagcaaagaaaGGGGATAGGTCAGGTTAAACTAGGGAACCATATGAATTAAAACAGTGTGTATAGGAAATGcagttttaggggtgcctgggtggctcagtcagttgagcgtctggctcttggtttcagctcaaggcatgatcccagggtcgtgagattgagccctgtgtcaggctccccactcagtgacgagtctgctggagattccctccctctggctcatatgccctctctctctctctctctctcaaataaataataaatcttaaaaaagaagaagaagaaagaagaagaaaagcagtttTATTCTACTCAGGTATCTTCTGCTCATTTACTCAGCAAACGTGTATTGACTAGCCACTCTGGGCCATGCTCTGTGAACATTACCCTGCCTCCCCCAGGCTGCGAGCAGCCATTCACAGTGATGGGTGGTAAATTCCACGACGACAGTGGCAGGCCCAAGAGAACTACTCACCAATCCTGCGGGGGCACACAAAttccctgagaagccatctgtcCTCTGAGCTGAGGGGTCAGTAGGAGGTAGCAGCCACAGAGAGTGAGCCCGGAGAGAACAGCCAGGCAGAGTGAGGGCACAGGACCGTCACAAATGTCGGGATGAGTGCCTGCAGTCAGGCAGGAAAGCCCAGCAGATTAGCACGGAAAAGTAAACAGGGACCAAATGAAACAGGGTCCTTGTGACAAGTTAAGCATTTAGGGTTTACATTAAGCCTGGAAGGGTTTTTCACATGGGAGTATCTTACCcacctttactttttaaaaagatcattccgaaggaaaaaaaaaatctgcaaatattGAACTTGGTTAACGATAAGGATGCTCAAATTATTTAGGAGGAAGTGTGCGAGGTATGTGATCTACTTTGAAATGCATAATAGAAAAGAAGACTGGAAGCCTGGCTAGATGTGGGACAAAGAAAGTACAGTAAAATGATAATGATATAATCAATGTGGTGCATATATGGAGGTTCACTGTAAAATTCTCTCAAGTTTCCTtatgtttgaaaatgttcataACAAAATATGGGGAAATCATTAATTGAATttagattttaataaataagGATATTCCAAGTAGGAACTCTTACAGGAATTTTATTAAACAACCAAGAGGCAATTTTTTACaatttaactaattaattaattatgggGAAATTTGATCATTCTGTTGGGATAACATTCTAGAGAGGGGCAAGGGAGCCAGTGAGGAGGTGGTTGCAGTACTTGAGGCAAGAGGGGGTCATGGCCCAAAAACTGGGGAGGAACAGGGAtcaaaaaatttgaattcaagaGATATTAGGAAGCTACATCAACGGTTTGGTGATGGAATGGctgtggagggaaggaaggccaGGGATAAACAACAAACCTGCCTGGCCAATAATCAATTAAGAGTTGAGCaaggatgggggcacctggctgactcagcagttgagcatctgccttcagctcagggcgtgatccggggtcctgggattgagtcctccatggggagcctgcttctccctctgcctatgactctgcctgcctctctctgtgtgtgtctctcatgaataaataaataaataaaatcttaaaaaaaaagaaaaggagttgaGCAAGGATGACCAATAGATTTGGAGATGAAAAGAAGGACTCATAAGGCCCATGGAGAACTCTGAATCACCAATGTCCCCTTCAACTGGCCTCTGGCTTCAGAGTCTCACCAGGACACTCCTGGCATGACTCCTTTGCTTAGTCTGCTCTGGAGCTCAGTGGGGAAGTCAGTGGCCGTGACACCGGCTCCGGCACCACCGAGGGCGACCTCGCCAGCTGGGGGAGAGTCGGAGAGTGGCTACCTCCGGGCTGGGCTGCGCCTGCTCACCTCCCCGCCCGGAACTGCCACAGCAGCTCTGCCCTTGTCAGTTGAAGTGTTCTGTTTTCTTAGAATGAAATTGTTTGAGGTCAGCCGCTTCAGATGGCTTCATCCACAGCCAGCTTTATCAGCTTTCAGTTACAAAACAGATTTCTCTGGAAGACTCATCACAATAAAGCAAAAACGAGTTTTCCTCTAGGGCTGCAAACTGCCCCTTTTGCTGGAGCAGATGTTGGGGGGATGGTTCCGGGAGAGGCAGCCTCCAGGATCCCTCCCTCCCCGGCACCTGCACCTGCGAGGACTGTAATTTCAGCTCATTTACCGCAGCCTTGTCCTAGAGACGGTTGGCAAGCCCCTCCTcgtccttcttccctccctgtgAAGGACGTTTACATTGAGGACCTGTTTGCATCTCCGTAATTACTTCTGTGCCTCATTGCTGGATTCCTGTCCCTGTCGCGCCCCCAGCCTTGGGAGGCTTAGAAGCCTCGTGTTTGTGGGGACTAAAACAGGACAGGCCTGCCTGCTGTCCCCTGCCAAGGGGGCGCCCATGGAGAGACCGTGGTGTAGAAAGGCAGTATGGTTTGCTATCGGGCCCTAAAAGTGGGACCCCTAGTTCCACTTAAGGACATGGGAGGCTGGGCCAGTAATCGTCACTGTTCCCAAATAAAGCAGAcacaagccccccacccccaacacataATCTGATTCTGACATTTGATTTTTTCAAAAACAGACTTCACTTGGGACCCGGACAGCATCTACGCTGGAGGTAACCCACTCAGCTGGTCCTTATGCAGCGGACAGAGTGTCtacctgggttcagatcctagCTCTGCCCCCCCCAGCGGagcctcaggctccccatggtTAAGTCGGGGAGGGCATTCAGGTTCAGGCCGTTCCCAGGGGTGAGTCAGACTGTGTACCCAAGGCACCAACCCAGCCTGGGCCCTTCAGGGTGCTCGGCCCTCAGTGGCTGTGATCACCACGGCGGAGCACTCCATTTCCCAGCATGCAGGCTAACTCCTGTCTGCACATCAGCTGTGCACCCGAGCAACAGAGATGGGCTGTTTCCTTCAAGTATAAAAATCCTCTTATTATTCTAATTTCCTACATAATGGTTAACACCTCAGTCACCTTGGCTGCTTGTAACCTTGGAGAGGGGACTTGTTATAAGAAACAGgcaaggaggggcacctgggtggctcagtggttgagcctctgccttcggctcagggcctgatcttggggttctgggatcgagttccacatcgggctccccacagggagcctgcttctccctctacctgtgtctctgcctctctctctctctctctctctgtgtgtgtctcacgaagaaataaataaatcttttttaaaaattaaaaaaagaaaaagaaacaggcaagGAGAGGGGCTCCTTTTCTAGCGTTTTCGTCATCTTTGGGGCTCTCCCAAGAGTCCTGTTCAAGTTTTGCAACCTCTCCTGGTTGAGAACTTTCTTGTGAACATGATCACTGCTGAGGACACTTGTAGAATATGTCATGGGACAGGGGTCTCCGCATGCTCAGGGAGGCCATTTCATGGGTTGTGATGGGGCTTATTTGGTTTTGCTGGTTTGGGCTGTGGTCACACATTTAAATTCTTGGGTCTCGAAGGCCCTGCTTCACCTCTGTGTCACTGTGTCTGTTCGCTAGCAGGAACCTGACAGAGGTCACTGTCCCTCAAGCCACCAGGTGGTGCATCCCAGGTGTCTGAGCTGACAAAGGGGCAGGTAGGGCCGCGTGCAGAACGGGTCTGGGGCCCAGAGACAAAGGCTAACAGGATAAAGGAGAATAATTAAAGCTACTAAGATTTACTCTGTGCCGGGCACGATGCCAAGTCCTTTCCgtgaattttctctttcctcccccccCAGCCATCCCTGTTATGAAACAGCCCTTTATGCAGACGGGCAGACTTGGAGAGTTCGCCCCTTTCTCCGGGTCATCCAGCCGGCAAGGAGCGGAGCCCAGAGCAGAAGTCAGTAGCGGACCAGAGCCAAGGATCCTCCCCGCTACCGGGTCTCCGCTTCTCTGAGAAAGTGGAGGCCCGAGCTCCAGCCGCAGGAGGCCCCTCCACCTCGGGAGATGGATGCTCTTCAGCTGGAGCCACCTGGAGCTCTGCAGCGCTCCTGCTTTAACTGGGGCCACCTGGAGCTCTGCAGCTGCTCCCAGACTCCTAGGAAGGGGGTGGGTGATAAATGGGCCTGACGGCAGCCCCCAATCTCAGGACGTAGAAGGGAGTGGCTCCTGCCTTGAGGGTAAGTATGAAGAAAGCGCTAGAAGGGGCAGCATCTTTCCTCTGTTCCCCTGTTGCACCATCCCTCCTACTAGGGTCTGGGGGACTGTcgggccaggggctcctgggggtggggtggtgggtgaAACTAAGGAAGCTGTTGTTTCCCAAAGTGTCGGGCATTTGAGGCAGGAtgcttttctgcctttcttcttccAGTCTCTCGTTCCCCTCCCTCACGTTACCAGTACTACCCAGAACTGAGACCCACACTCAGTCCTTGGGACAGTGGAGGGGATGGAGTGGGTGTCCTATCACACAAGCAGATGTATCTCCTGTCTGCAGTAGGCCATGGAACGGTGGTGGCAGCTCCTGTTAGGGCTGTGGACGGTCATGCCTGTCTGGGCTGGGGACGAGCTGCTCAATGTCTGCATGAAGACCAAACACCACAAACGAGAGCCTGGCCCAGAAGACAAGCTCTATGAGGAGGTATAGAGGCCGGACCTTGCCTGGGAGTGGGAGTGAGGCTGCGTTGGCAGAGCAGGGAAGGGACACAATTGCCAAGATGGTTTCTGAACCACCATCAACCCTGACTCATCTGGTTCCTTACGTTGGCATTTGGGCAAGGCCACTGGAGGGACAGTGTGGCCCCTAGAGAGCAGAACTGTTGAGTGCTTCAAAGTTCCCATCTCTGGCTGCCTGGACGCTCGGGGAACAGGGGCAGATGGTGATCCCAGAGGCCCATCACTGGTTCAGCTTAGATCAAACAAGGTCCTCCTTCTTTAGCCTTCCTACCAATAGCCACTGGGGAGACCTAGGTCTTAGGTGACCCTTCCTCAAGCCTGAAAAGCCATTGACGGGAGCAAGGGAAGAGTTGTGGAGCTGCCTTTTACCTGTGAGCTCTGCTGGGCTCTGGTGCCCTTCCACCCAGTGCTCCACATTGCCCTGGGTGTCGTGGGGTTCCTCTGCTGCCCCTCGGGAGCAGAGACCCTGGGACCCCTGTCTCCAGGGGACTTTGCAGCCCATGGCAGGGAGATTGGTGGGCAGGTGCCCTTTGGCTGTGAATTTTGACCCGCCTCAACATTTCTTCTGTAGGAGTGTTGCTGGCCTGAAGGCCTCCCACTTGCCCAGTGGGACAAAGGGGACAGGTTTACCTTTCTGCCCTAGACACTCCTGAGTCTCCTGCGTCCTACCCGACCCCCAGCCTTTTACTGCTTCATCCCCTCAGTGCATCCCCTGGGCAGAGAAGGCCTGCTGCACAGCCAGTACCAGCTGGCATGCCCACCTGGATGTGTCCCTGCTCTACAACTTCAGCTTGCTTCACTGTGGGTTGATGATGCCAGGCTGTGAGGAGCACTTCATCCAGGCTGTCTGCTTCTATGAGTGCTCCCCAAACCTGGGGCCTTGGATCCAGAAGGTCAgaaggtggggctggggaggcaggagacaCGTCCCGCAGGTGCAGTGCCCTGTTCGAGGGGCACAAGGTCCACGATGCTAGCGGGAGCAGGACGCGCCGCCCCCTACAGACAAGAGCAGAGCCAGGGAGGGGTTGGGATAAAAGATGGAGAGGAAGCCGCCTCTGGCCccaggagaagggcaggggggaACAGATGGGAACTGTAGCATGAGGGACTGTTCGAATCCCGCCTTCTGGATGTAGGAGCTGTGTAGCCTGGGCCAAACAATGTAGCCTCTTAGGGAAGGGACGCTCACAGGCTTCATAAGCGAACACCCTCAGACGGCCCCGCACAGCAGCCTGGGCCGCCGGGCCTCTTGGGAGCAGGGCTGTCAGCACCCTTGTCTCTTGCACCGCCGGGACCCAGGTGGGCTCGAGCGGGCAGGGAGAGCGGATCCGGGACGCGCCCCTGTGCCGGGAGGACTGCGAGCAGTGGTGGGAGGACTGCCGCACGTCTTACACCTGCAGATCCGACTGGCTCGGCTCCTGGGACTGGAGCAGGGGTGAGTGGTGCTGGCAGCGccccacgggggggggggggggcaggggcaaaggAGGGCCGTGAGGGCGCGGGCGGGCGTGGCGGGAAgtgagcgcccccccccccccccagggaagAGCCGCTGCCCCGCGGGGGCCGCCTGCCGCCCTTTCCCGCGTTACTTCCCCACGCCCGCCGCCCTGTGCCAGCGGATCTGGAGCGGCTCCTTCCAGGCGAGCCCCGCGCGCAGGGGCAGCGGCCGCTGCCTGCAGAAGTGGTTTGAGCCGGCCCGGGGCAACCCCAATGAGGCCGTGGCCCGCCTCttcgccgcccgcgcccgcgcccccgcccgccgcctctCCTGCCGCCTGGCCGGCCTGGCCGCCTTGTCCCTGCTGCTGGCGGtgctgtccccgcgcccccgcccgcgccccccgctgCGGCTCAGCCTGGGCCCGGGCGGCCCCCTTTCCCGGGCCCCCCCAAGGGAGCAGCACGGCTGGGGCGCTGCTGGGCCCCCGGCCGCGGGAGCCTGTGCCCGAGCCTGAACGCTCAGTTCTAGGCGCCCCCACCGCCCCGCTCTGCTGACGGCCGcagccccggcctccctccccgcGACGGTGCCTCCAATAAAACAGCAGCTGACTTTTCCCTTCTGTGTGAGCCCCTCGTCCGCGCGCTGTGGTCGGGGGGTCCAGCTGCCCAAAGCGGGGCCGGTCCGTCGGCTGCGAGGCCTCCCGTGGCTGCTGCTTGACCAGGAGCAGTCAGCTCCTTCACGGGTGCAGGACCCCTGTTAGAGCCTCGCAACGCCCCCGATGGCAAGACTTTCAATACCTCCTTTTGCCTTTTCTCCAGTAAGCAGCACATCGCACAAAAGACCCAAGGTCAGGGCAAGGACCACCCAGCCCTCAGCTTCATTTTGGATACCAAGATAGAAGCCCCTCACCTGCTCTAGGCGCCTCCTGTTCTTTTAACCCCAGGCACGCAATGCACGGTTCTGGAATTTCAGAAGCCAGAGCTCTAACCTGGGTTTACCACTTTCTATATGACTTTTGGTGAATCTGTTGGCCTTAAGACTGTCTATGCTTCCCTCTGCCCTGAGAGG belongs to Canis lupus baileyi chromosome 23, mCanLup2.hap1, whole genome shotgun sequence and includes:
- the IZUMO1R gene encoding sperm-egg fusion protein Juno isoform X1 is translated as MERWWQLLLGLWTVMPVWAGDELLNVCMKTKHHKREPGPEDKLYEECIPWAEKACCTASTSWHAHLDVSLLYNFSLLHCGLMMPGCEEHFIQAVCFYECSPNLGPWIQKVGSSGQGERIRDAPLCREDCEQWWEDCRTSYTCRSDWLGSWDWSRVGSIFPCGYIRSHAVLVLSPKSCDVHLRGKIKGRSKVLIRSTQLLGPHILTLLKRLNRAPEKNKPLTEYFCSTIIP
- the IZUMO1R gene encoding sperm-egg fusion protein Juno isoform X2; the protein is MERWWQLLLGLWTVMPVWAGDELLNVCMKTKHHKREPGPEDKLYEECIPWAEKACCTASTSWHAHLDVSLLYNFSLLHCGLMMPGCEEHFIQAVCFYECSPNLGPWIQKVGSSGQGERIRDAPLCREDCEQWWEDCRTSYTCRSDWLGSWDWSRVGSIFPCGYIRSHAVLPGTMDTMTKKTESSLCSAMLAKPEHGASQ
- the IZUMO1R gene encoding sperm-egg fusion protein Juno isoform X4, which translates into the protein MERWWQLLLGLWTVMPVWAGDELLNVCMKTKHHKREPGPEDKLYEECIPWAEKACCTASTSWHAHLDVSLLYNFSLLHCGLMMPGCEEHFIQAVCFYECSPNLGPWIQKVGSSGQGERIRDAPLCREDCEQWWEDCRTSYTCRSDWLGSWDWSRGTVKGPGKYQRTRRA
- the IZUMO1R gene encoding sperm-egg fusion protein Juno isoform X3, with amino-acid sequence MERWWQLLLGLWTVMPVWAGDELLNVCMKTKHHKREPGPEDKLYEECIPWAEKACCTASTSWHAHLDVSLLYNFSLLHCGLMMPGCEEHFIQAVCFYECSPNLGPWIQKVGSSGQGERIRDAPLCREDCEQWWEDCRTSYTCRSDWLGSWDWSRGSNQVNGIETDKQRSNYNPKSSRKIKVLSFHRRGTPNP